The following are from one region of the Nicotiana tomentosiformis chromosome 7, ASM39032v3, whole genome shotgun sequence genome:
- the LOC138896011 gene encoding KNR4/SMI1 homolog, translating into MDRLAAEKETARSQLSSVKSQLQGMKEKSSAQARKIEELEARLASEFSKVEKAKAEADTIMAVYRADAKAAQVQAREATETAQTRAHWVAELAKCQSRRETLEESHARGFNLTEEIIKAKELEADAGAPASDDDDDDESKSGSESGEDPIIGDSSTLHAFSEGAIREARALGTLDVDRAY; encoded by the coding sequence ATGGATCgtcttgctgcagagaaagagactgctcgatcccaattatcatcggtcaaaagtcaacttcaaggcatgaaggagaagagctcggcacaagcaagaaaaatagaggagctcgaagctcggttggcttccgaattTTCCAAGGTCGAGAAAGCAAAGGCCGAGGCGGATACAAtcatggccgtctatcgggccgatgctaaaGCCGCCCAAGTACAAGCGAGAGAAGCaaccgagaccgctcaaactcgagcacattgggttgctgaactcgccaaatgccaatctcggagggaaacccttgaGGAGAgccatgctcgaggtttcaaccttaccgaagagataataaaggctaaagaacttgaagccgatgctggagccccggcttccgatgatgatgatgatgatgagagcaAGAGTGGGTCTGAGAGCGGGGAGGATCCCATAATCGGAGACTCATCTACTCTCCAtgctttttccgaaggggcgattcgggaagcccgagctttggggaccctcgaTGTTGACAGGGCCTATTAG
- the LOC138896012 gene encoding uncharacterized protein, translating to MANISISQLQQKIERIEQFREEVDTIKAESLGWKEGIDRLAAEKETARAQLSSVESQLQGMKVKSSAQARKIEELEARLASEFSKAEADAIVAIYQADAEAAQALALHKEAFSKSQAELSRCETDFRGLSEVRNALKLLSRQKEEEIKDLRAELAKAYQD from the exons atggctaacatttcaatctcacagttgcagcagaagatcgagaggatcgagcaatttcgtgaggaggtcgacacgataaaggcggagtccttggGATGGAAAGAAGGTATAGATCgtcttgctgcagagaaagagacagctcgagcccaattatcatcggtcgaaagtcaacttcaaggcatgaaggtgaagagctcggctcaagcaagaaaaatagaggagctcgaagctcggttggcttccgaattTTCCAAGGCCGAGGCGGATGCAATCGTGGCCATCTAtcaggccgatgctgaagccgcccaa GCTTTAGCTCTTCATAAAGAGGCATTTTCCAAGTCTCAGGCAGAGCTGAGCCGATGTGAGACCGACTTCCGAGGGCTTTCGGAGGTGAGAAATGCCCTCAAACTTCTTAGTAGGCagaaagaggaagagatcaaagatcttcgagccgagttggccaaggcttaccaAGATTAG